One genomic window of Elusimicrobiales bacterium includes the following:
- the rpsB gene encoding 30S ribosomal protein S2: MKTMLEAGAHFGHQTSRWNPRMGRYIFGERNGIHILDLAKTAKELKRACAFLKEQAAGGAKFLFVGTKKQAQEIVKTEAERAQVCCVHEKWLGGTLTNFATIKHSIDRLEELEKWDADGLFKAISKKEVSRLTKEMNRLRKLLSGIRKMKAPPDVMFVSDPVEDMGAVLEARKLGIKIVAVCDTNSNPDLIDYPIPGNDDAARSIKLFCAMVADSIIEGRQEAQAKKAKAENTQPAEAGEQPQPETQPEAAAETVAVAAETPAPQAAPETAPETAVQPQA; encoded by the coding sequence ATGAAAACAATGCTTGAAGCTGGCGCCCATTTCGGGCATCAGACCTCCCGCTGGAATCCCAGAATGGGCCGCTATATTTTCGGCGAGCGCAACGGTATTCACATACTGGACCTGGCCAAGACGGCAAAGGAGCTTAAGCGGGCCTGCGCTTTCCTCAAGGAACAGGCGGCCGGCGGAGCGAAATTCCTCTTTGTCGGGACAAAAAAGCAGGCGCAGGAAATCGTCAAGACCGAGGCGGAACGCGCCCAGGTCTGCTGCGTCCACGAGAAATGGCTGGGCGGCACGCTCACCAATTTCGCCACCATCAAGCATTCCATAGACCGGCTGGAAGAGCTTGAAAAGTGGGATGCCGACGGGCTTTTCAAAGCCATCTCCAAAAAAGAGGTTTCCCGCCTCACCAAGGAGATGAACCGCCTGCGCAAGCTGCTTTCCGGCATACGCAAGATGAAGGCCCCGCCGGATGTGATGTTCGTCTCCGACCCGGTGGAGGACATGGGCGCGGTGCTGGAAGCGCGCAAGCTGGGTATCAAAATCGTCGCGGTGTGCGACACCAATTCCAACCCAGACCTTATAGATTATCCCATCCCCGGCAACGACGACGCCGCCCGTTCCATCAAGCTGTTCTGCGCGATGGTGGCCGATTCCATCATTGAAGGCCGCCAGGAAGCGCAGGCCAAGAAAGCCAAGGCCGAGAACACGCAGCCCGCCGAGGCCGGCGAGCAGCCCCAGCCGGAAACCCAGCCGGAGGCCGCCGCCGAAACCGTTGCCGTCGCCGCGGAAACGCCGGCGCCGCAAGCCGCACCGGAAACCGCGCCGGAAACAGCCGTCCAGCCGCAGGCATAG
- a CDS encoding SpoIID/LytB domain-containing protein, which produces MRFLCFLCAGVAMQFCSAASAGESCAPGDGFCRLMRGWALLEAGEHKTAKPEFMAALSLSEGRNFAGEARLGAAMSDFLRGDYREALPQFQRIYGRDPYNIGLASYLAAECFFRQGKYPSALIYIRQSLLHDSQNPSAQRLQAEISEKLGQPVEAYQAYGTLRQFDPGDREIAGEMSSLAKKLKGRPADYMYYTRIKLPLPHGPRSVKSPEVRMAYFAGRGGAAAELSSVEFISASTFTVEGGGMKLILPPVKSWTLSWNPARKAMDIRDNWGETVISGADKVAMRHFPDNPENCLLLKNAVSSRADIDLSDRELRGEILFSAGENGFLSGGSVRLEDLLPGLLSSAAQGTPPETLKALAVALRSEIRDRHYEFCDSPACAVYRGANTESPRVMAAVDATTGEVLVSSPPGAAFAADFHSVCGGETDYGVKDSTSVIADLTLRVFSAPPADLLCAPEDQTRWAQAKWSVLLDTSEISRRLGRDIGKFRGVEIIKRNQYGRALSAKFTGSKGEAAVDGADNISYALSAGTLRSPLYIIIPLEKGKKLLVRGIGTGNGGGLCIEGAKAMANSGADYKTILQKYFPGNVTIKE; this is translated from the coding sequence ATGCGCTTTCTCTGTTTCTTATGCGCCGGAGTTGCCATGCAGTTTTGTTCCGCCGCCTCCGCGGGGGAAAGCTGCGCTCCGGGCGACGGGTTCTGCCGGCTCATGCGCGGCTGGGCTTTGCTGGAGGCGGGGGAACACAAGACCGCAAAGCCGGAATTCATGGCGGCCCTTTCTCTGTCCGAAGGCAGGAATTTCGCGGGCGAGGCGCGGCTGGGCGCGGCCATGTCGGATTTTTTGCGCGGCGATTACAGGGAAGCCCTCCCCCAGTTCCAGCGCATATACGGACGCGACCCTTATAATATAGGACTTGCCTCCTATCTGGCGGCTGAATGTTTTTTCCGGCAGGGCAAATATCCGTCCGCGCTAATCTACATCCGCCAGTCGCTTCTGCATGATTCTCAAAACCCGTCGGCGCAGCGGCTGCAGGCGGAAATAAGCGAAAAACTCGGACAGCCGGTGGAGGCGTACCAGGCATACGGAACTTTGCGCCAGTTTGATCCCGGAGACAGGGAGATTGCCGGGGAAATGTCCTCCCTGGCAAAAAAGCTCAAAGGCAGGCCCGCCGACTACATGTATTATACCCGCATCAAACTGCCGCTTCCGCACGGGCCGCGCTCGGTGAAATCGCCGGAAGTGCGCATGGCGTACTTTGCCGGACGCGGCGGCGCGGCGGCGGAGCTGTCTTCCGTGGAGTTTATATCGGCGTCCACATTCACCGTGGAGGGGGGCGGGATGAAGCTGATTCTTCCGCCGGTCAAATCATGGACGTTATCGTGGAACCCGGCGCGCAAAGCAATGGATATCCGGGACAACTGGGGGGAAACCGTCATTTCCGGCGCGGACAAGGTTGCGATGCGCCATTTCCCCGATAATCCCGAAAACTGCCTGCTGCTCAAAAACGCCGTTTCCTCCCGCGCCGATATTGATTTGAGCGACCGCGAATTGCGCGGAGAAATATTATTTTCCGCCGGAGAAAACGGTTTCCTGTCCGGCGGCTCTGTCCGGCTTGAGGATTTGCTGCCGGGACTGCTGTCATCCGCCGCGCAGGGCACCCCGCCGGAGACGCTGAAGGCGCTGGCTGTAGCGCTGCGTTCCGAAATCCGGGACAGGCATTACGAGTTCTGCGATTCCCCTGCCTGCGCGGTTTACCGCGGCGCGAACACGGAATCGCCCCGTGTTATGGCCGCAGTGGACGCCACGACGGGTGAAGTGCTGGTTTCCTCGCCGCCGGGAGCTGCCTTCGCGGCGGATTTCCACTCCGTTTGCGGCGGGGAGACGGATTACGGAGTAAAAGACTCCACCTCCGTCATCGCGGATTTGACGCTGCGCGTTTTCTCGGCCCCGCCGGCGGACCTGCTCTGCGCGCCGGAGGACCAAACCAGATGGGCGCAGGCGAAATGGTCCGTCCTGCTGGATACGTCTGAAATATCCAGGCGGCTGGGCAGGGACATCGGAAAATTTCGCGGCGTGGAGATAATAAAACGCAATCAGTACGGGCGTGCGCTGTCCGCGAAATTCACCGGCAGCAAAGGCGAAGCGGCGGTTGACGGGGCGGACAACATCTCCTATGCGCTGTCGGCGGGGACACTGCGCTCGCCGCTGTATATCATCATACCGCTTGAAAAAGGAAAAAAGCTGCTTGTGCGCGGCATCGGCACCGGAAACGGCGGGGGGCTGTGTATTGAAGGCGCGAAAGCGATGGCCAATTCCGGCGCGGACTACAAAACCATTCTGCAGAAATACTTTCCGGGCAACGTTACAATCAAGGAATAG
- a CDS encoding SpoIID/LytB domain-containing protein, with product MSAIVALILAASPACALSGAEELYFSSCPYASAELYCGLAEASKTGLDYLNAAYVARETGDIDKAAAFMDKALGAHPENSELLDYSASIELSRRNWEKARFLLETRAKLPEPLRPADHVNLARAYLGLGDDKTAEKHFRAALARDRNFALAWYFLAKLAESRKNLTEAAKCYSETLKSDSQFLEARRDAGEVLRELGDYDQAWLNYTKASNAEPGNAFLKQRLAEIAPKLTKKPEQILPPKIIARHSRIGLIPARGSPSIRVGLGTDMSGLPVCVSSISFSPANQFTVRDGSTGKKLATGAGGEFWSVTASSGAAQLINSSGTVAARFSNSITIHQSEKYAHTTILRGLASGSGTAWENAADRELRGDLKIIFSKKRDGFYAVNLLNIEEYAAGVLAAEMPASYPLGALKAQAVMARTYALHYSKAEFADWSYDICDEQHCQVYAGVSAETPRTNAAVLETRGLALTSGGGPIAAYFSSNCGGFTQDGTYSGWPAAPYLRTVSDYLDWHDTPGYPYGFVRLLQYTPDAFCGSAGQAGDPQFRWTRFVAEADLRARAAALKNIGRIKAVVPVKRSESGHTGRLRIQGQTGDIFIDNDYPIRKILGIGAFRSSDFVVETNYGPDKMPESFIFYGGGWGHGVGCCQTGAKGHAEAGESFSEILSHYYPGAELSNIAAPSASAKQPIP from the coding sequence ATGTCCGCTATAGTTGCCCTTATTCTGGCGGCAAGCCCGGCCTGCGCGCTTTCCGGCGCCGAAGAGTTGTATTTTTCAAGCTGCCCCTATGCTTCGGCGGAGCTTTACTGCGGCCTGGCGGAGGCGTCCAAAACCGGCCTTGACTATCTTAATGCCGCGTATGTGGCGCGCGAAACCGGGGATATAGACAAAGCCGCCGCGTTCATGGACAAGGCGCTTGGCGCGCATCCCGAAAACAGCGAACTGCTGGATTATTCCGCTTCCATAGAGCTTTCGCGCCGGAACTGGGAAAAGGCGCGCTTCCTGCTGGAAACCCGCGCCAAACTGCCGGAGCCGCTGCGCCCGGCGGACCACGTCAATCTCGCCCGCGCATATCTGGGGCTGGGGGATGACAAAACCGCCGAAAAACATTTTCGCGCGGCTTTGGCGCGGGACCGCAACTTCGCGCTGGCATGGTATTTCCTGGCAAAGCTGGCGGAAAGCCGCAAAAACCTGACGGAAGCGGCGAAGTGTTATAGCGAAACCCTTAAAAGCGATTCCCAATTCCTTGAAGCCAGGCGCGACGCCGGCGAGGTTCTGCGCGAACTGGGCGATTATGACCAGGCATGGCTTAACTACACCAAAGCCTCCAATGCCGAGCCGGGCAATGCCTTCCTGAAGCAGCGGCTGGCGGAAATAGCGCCCAAGCTGACAAAAAAGCCCGAACAAATTCTGCCGCCGAAGATAATAGCGCGGCACAGCCGCATCGGGCTGATTCCAGCGCGCGGCTCGCCGTCCATACGGGTGGGGCTTGGCACGGACATGAGCGGCTTGCCGGTATGTGTCAGTTCCATCTCTTTTTCGCCTGCCAACCAGTTCACGGTCAGGGACGGCTCAACCGGCAAAAAACTGGCCACGGGCGCGGGCGGGGAGTTCTGGAGCGTAACGGCCAGCAGCGGCGCGGCGCAGCTTATAAATTCCAGCGGAACCGTGGCGGCGCGGTTTTCAAATTCCATAACCATTCATCAGAGCGAAAAATACGCCCATACCACGATACTGCGCGGGCTTGCCTCCGGCAGCGGCACCGCCTGGGAAAACGCGGCGGACAGGGAATTGCGCGGCGATTTGAAAATAATTTTCAGCAAAAAACGGGACGGGTTCTACGCCGTGAACCTGTTGAATATTGAGGAATACGCCGCCGGAGTGCTGGCGGCGGAGATGCCGGCCTCCTATCCGCTTGGGGCGCTCAAGGCGCAGGCGGTTATGGCGCGCACCTACGCGCTGCATTATTCAAAGGCGGAATTTGCGGACTGGAGTTATGACATCTGCGACGAGCAGCACTGCCAGGTTTATGCCGGCGTCTCAGCCGAGACGCCGCGCACCAACGCCGCCGTGCTGGAAACTCGCGGCCTTGCGCTTACCAGCGGCGGCGGGCCGATAGCGGCATATTTTTCATCCAACTGCGGCGGTTTCACTCAGGACGGCACCTATTCCGGCTGGCCCGCCGCGCCTTATCTGCGGACGGTTTCGGATTATCTGGACTGGCATGACACGCCCGGCTATCCCTATGGTTTTGTGCGCCTGCTCCAGTACACGCCGGACGCTTTCTGCGGGAGCGCCGGCCAGGCCGGCGACCCGCAGTTCCGCTGGACCCGTTTTGTCGCCGAGGCGGATTTGCGCGCGCGCGCCGCCGCGCTGAAAAACATAGGCAGGATTAAGGCGGTTGTGCCGGTGAAACGTTCCGAATCCGGGCATACGGGCAGGCTGCGCATACAGGGCCAGACCGGGGATATCTTCATAGACAACGACTATCCCATACGCAAAATACTGGGTATCGGCGCTTTCAGAAGCTCGGATTTCGTGGTGGAAACCAATTACGGCCCGGACAAGATGCCGGAAAGCTTCATCTTCTACGGCGGCGGCTGGGGGCACGGCGTGGGCTGCTGCCAGACCGGCGCAAAAGGCCATGCCGAAGCCGGGGAAAGTTTTTCGGAAATACTGTCCCACTACTACCCCGGCGCGGAGCTGTCAAACATAGCCGCTCCGTCCGCCTCCGCGAAACAGCCTATTCCTTGA
- the lipA gene encoding lipoyl synthase, giving the protein MSNPELPQWLKALVAQNKAALRCEAARAVSDSITAKSLRTVCHDALCPNKGKCFSEGGATFLILGGICTRGCRFCAVERGVPPPPDETEPEKIAEAIAGWKLRYAVITSPTRDDLPDGGAAHFAKTITAIRQSAPQCLVEPLIPDFAGQTAPLETVLAAKPAVLAHNMETVPRLYAEIRKGADYRRSLEVISNSKRIAPEIPAKSGIMLGLGETAPEIEAVLRDLRAAGCDILTLGQYLAPSRSHVQPERYLELSEFADWGKKAEALGFAAVSSGPLVRSSYLAGEMYRKACGNKR; this is encoded by the coding sequence ATGTCAAATCCAGAGCTTCCCCAATGGCTTAAGGCGCTTGTGGCGCAAAACAAAGCCGCCCTGCGCTGCGAGGCCGCCCGCGCCGTCTCCGATTCCATAACCGCGAAATCGCTGCGCACCGTCTGCCATGACGCGCTTTGCCCCAACAAGGGCAAATGCTTCAGCGAGGGGGGGGCCACTTTCCTTATACTCGGCGGAATATGCACGCGGGGCTGCCGGTTCTGCGCGGTGGAGCGCGGCGTCCCGCCGCCGCCGGATGAAACGGAGCCTGAAAAAATCGCGGAGGCAATCGCCGGCTGGAAATTGCGCTATGCCGTCATCACCTCCCCCACGCGGGACGATTTGCCCGACGGCGGCGCGGCGCATTTTGCAAAAACCATAACCGCAATCCGCCAGTCCGCGCCGCAATGCCTGGTGGAGCCGCTGATTCCCGATTTCGCCGGGCAAACCGCCCCGCTTGAGACCGTGCTTGCCGCCAAACCCGCCGTGCTGGCGCATAATATGGAAACCGTGCCGCGGCTTTATGCGGAAATACGCAAAGGCGCGGACTATCGCCGCTCGCTTGAGGTAATCAGCAATTCCAAACGTATCGCGCCGGAAATTCCGGCCAAATCCGGCATAATGCTGGGGCTTGGCGAAACCGCCCCGGAAATAGAAGCCGTCCTGCGCGACTTGCGCGCGGCGGGCTGCGATATTCTGACCTTGGGCCAGTACCTCGCCCCGTCCAGAAGCCATGTCCAGCCGGAGCGATACCTTGAACTATCCGAATTCGCCGACTGGGGGAAAAAGGCGGAGGCACTGGGTTTTGCCGCCGTCTCCTCCGGCCCGCTGGTCAGAAGCTCCTACCTCGCCGGCGAGATGTACCGCAAAGCCTGCGGCAATAAACGATAA
- a CDS encoding proline--tRNA ligase — MKLSQYFAPTLREAPQDADAVSAKMMLRAGLIRKLSSGIYEWLPLGLRALRKVENIVRSEMDRAGGLEVWLPVIQPKELWQETGRWDVYGDLMLRLSDRKKAEFCFAPTAEEVITNTVRRDVRSYRQLPVMLYQFGLKFRDEIRPRFGVMRAREFYMKDAYSFHATEESATEWYQKVFRAYDEICKRCGFRYAAVEADSGPIGGNFSHEFMVLADTGEDNIAACSCGYAANTEKAEIAKEEFPPAAGMEPLKEIPTPGMFTVDNVVSYLQGQEERHIVCTGNGTVSRQKPKVSSRALIKVVLFMADGTPVMALVRGDRAANENKVRRFLGCENLEKATDDIYTKIAGCAVGYIGPMNLREKVRIIADYEVAGIVNGIAGANKTDAHIVNVNIGRDYQPDSFADLRVAQEGDKCPRCGKPMIVKRGIEVGHTFKLGTKYSRAMNAEFLDENQQTKPMIMGCYGIGVSRIVAAAIEQNNDENGIIWPAPIAPFEFSLITIGEDAAVSAAAERISAQIREAGMEALWDDRAERPGVKFKDADLMGMPYRIVVGGKALADGECEFKRRRDAGKGERWKLADIPAKLAELAREKAPA; from the coding sequence ATGAAACTTAGCCAGTATTTTGCGCCTACTTTAAGGGAGGCGCCGCAGGATGCGGACGCGGTTTCGGCCAAGATGATGCTGCGCGCCGGGCTTATACGCAAGCTCTCAAGCGGGATTTACGAATGGCTGCCGCTGGGGCTGCGCGCTTTGCGCAAGGTTGAAAATATCGTCCGTTCCGAGATGGACCGCGCCGGCGGGCTTGAGGTCTGGCTGCCCGTCATTCAGCCAAAGGAGCTTTGGCAGGAAACCGGACGCTGGGACGTCTACGGCGACCTGATGCTGCGCCTGTCCGACCGCAAAAAGGCCGAATTCTGCTTTGCGCCCACCGCCGAGGAGGTCATCACCAACACCGTGCGGCGGGATGTGCGTTCTTACCGGCAGTTGCCGGTGATGCTCTACCAGTTCGGGCTTAAGTTCCGCGACGAGATTCGCCCCCGGTTCGGCGTTATGCGCGCGCGGGAATTTTACATGAAAGACGCCTATTCCTTTCACGCCACCGAAGAGAGCGCAACCGAGTGGTACCAGAAAGTATTCCGCGCTTACGACGAGATTTGCAAACGCTGCGGTTTCAGGTACGCGGCGGTGGAGGCGGATTCGGGGCCTATCGGCGGCAATTTCTCGCACGAGTTTATGGTGCTGGCAGACACGGGCGAGGACAATATAGCCGCCTGCTCCTGCGGCTACGCCGCCAACACGGAAAAGGCCGAAATCGCCAAAGAGGAATTCCCTCCCGCCGCCGGCATGGAGCCGCTCAAAGAGATTCCCACCCCCGGTATGTTCACAGTGGACAATGTGGTCAGCTATTTGCAAGGACAGGAAGAGCGACATATAGTTTGCACAGGTAATGGTACCGTAAGCCGACAAAAGCCGAAAGTCAGCAGCAGAGCCTTAATAAAAGTGGTGCTTTTCATGGCAGATGGGACACCTGTGATGGCGCTTGTTCGTGGAGACAGAGCTGCGAACGAGAATAAAGTTCGCCGCTTTCTAGGTTGTGAAAATCTAGAAAAAGCGACAGATGACATCTATACCAAAATTGCTGGATGTGCTGTGGGCTATATCGGGCCAATGAATCTGCGCGAAAAGGTGAGAATCATCGCCGACTACGAAGTTGCCGGTATCGTCAACGGCATTGCGGGCGCGAACAAGACGGACGCGCATATCGTAAACGTCAACATCGGGCGGGATTATCAGCCGGACAGCTTTGCGGACCTGCGCGTCGCGCAGGAAGGCGACAAATGCCCCCGCTGCGGCAAGCCGATGATTGTAAAACGCGGCATAGAAGTTGGCCACACATTCAAGCTGGGGACAAAATACTCCAGGGCGATGAATGCCGAATTTCTGGACGAGAACCAGCAGACAAAACCCATGATAATGGGCTGCTACGGCATAGGCGTCTCCCGCATAGTGGCCGCCGCGATTGAACAGAATAACGACGAGAACGGCATCATCTGGCCCGCGCCGATTGCGCCTTTTGAATTCAGCCTGATTACCATAGGCGAGGACGCCGCCGTTTCCGCCGCGGCGGAGAGAATCTCCGCGCAAATCCGCGAGGCCGGCATGGAAGCCCTCTGGGACGACAGAGCCGAACGGCCCGGCGTCAAATTCAAGGACGCCGACCTCATGGGAATGCCGTACCGCATTGTCGTCGGGGGAAAAGCCCTCGCCGACGGGGAATGCGAGTTCAAGCGCCGCCGCGACGCCGGCAAAGGCGAACGGTGGAAGCTGGCCGACATTCCGGCAAAACTGGCGGAACTGGCGCGGGAAAAAGCCCCTGCGTGA
- a CDS encoding tetratricopeptide repeat protein, translated as MDKRPLSRAGFWLPVFIFAAAFAVFSPALTGGFLNWDDEYNFIANQSWRGFSAENMRWVFTTFHAAHYIPLTWLTFAADYTLWGLNPFGYHLTGLILHSLNAVLAFLLLTELFRKAGAEKPEISALWGALFFALHPLRTEAVCWLTARRELTGGLFTLLAALLYVKEKRAWSLLSFFAAVLCRESEAALFPVLFILDIYPLRRLTWRFWSWHGPQCRAALAEKIPFLAVAAFGAAMAVAATQSAGRLSSGADAAFGAKAAQAIAGLALYLRKTFVPTGLSPVYEMPPDFGLHNAGGDIAVISAVIAAAAWSGRKFPAVWPALAVYAAFIFPTLGFARTISYGYDRFSYLSCLGFAALFGLAFRGRVAALLVCALAALSFMQSRHWADSLSLWEHAMAVKAGPVALQNRGQAYLSLKKYDLALADIEAALAVHPSDSELWRNAGATRLEMRDYDAALDAFSRAQRLEPGSYEAAYGAALALQFSGRTGQALKQFENSLANARSAEQRYMVYSGRGALYFQVKNYAGAEAEFSRAAAIMPANPQARGNLEAARIESALKNKAGAEGSGSTPAERPSGRITPGPRRSFPAPPP; from the coding sequence GTGGATAAAAGGCCGTTATCCCGCGCGGGGTTCTGGCTGCCGGTTTTTATTTTCGCGGCGGCATTCGCGGTTTTCTCGCCGGCATTGACGGGCGGCTTCCTCAATTGGGACGACGAGTATAATTTCATAGCAAACCAGTCCTGGCGCGGGTTTTCAGCCGAAAACATGCGCTGGGTTTTCACCACCTTCCACGCGGCGCATTATATTCCGCTGACATGGCTTACCTTCGCGGCGGATTACACGTTGTGGGGGCTTAATCCGTTCGGCTATCACCTGACCGGGCTGATTCTGCATTCGCTGAATGCGGTTCTGGCATTTTTGCTGCTGACGGAGCTGTTCCGCAAAGCCGGTGCGGAAAAGCCGGAAATTTCCGCCTTATGGGGCGCGCTGTTTTTCGCGCTTCATCCGCTGCGGACCGAGGCCGTCTGCTGGCTTACCGCGCGGCGGGAACTTACCGGCGGTTTGTTCACCCTGCTTGCCGCGCTGCTTTATGTGAAAGAAAAGCGCGCCTGGTCGCTGCTTTCTTTTTTCGCGGCGGTATTGTGCCGGGAAAGCGAAGCCGCGCTTTTTCCCGTCCTTTTTATTCTGGACATATATCCGCTCCGGCGGCTGACCTGGCGTTTTTGGAGCTGGCACGGGCCGCAGTGCCGCGCCGCGCTGGCGGAAAAAATCCCGTTTTTAGCCGTCGCGGCGTTCGGCGCGGCCATGGCGGTTGCGGCGACGCAAAGCGCGGGCAGGCTGTCCTCCGGCGCGGACGCGGCGTTTGGCGCAAAAGCCGCGCAGGCCATTGCCGGACTGGCATTATATCTCAGGAAAACTTTTGTTCCGACGGGGCTGTCTCCTGTTTATGAAATGCCGCCGGATTTCGGGCTTCATAATGCGGGGGGGGATATAGCGGTTATCAGCGCGGTCATTGCGGCGGCGGCCTGGTCCGGTCGGAAATTCCCGGCGGTATGGCCCGCGCTGGCGGTTTACGCGGCGTTTATTTTCCCGACGCTGGGATTTGCGCGCACCATATCATACGGCTATGACAGATTCAGCTATCTGTCCTGCCTGGGCTTTGCCGCTTTGTTCGGGCTGGCGTTTCGCGGACGCGTTGCCGCGCTGCTCGTCTGCGCGCTGGCGGCGTTGTCGTTCATGCAATCGCGGCATTGGGCTGACTCGCTTTCGCTGTGGGAACATGCGATGGCGGTAAAAGCAGGCCCGGTCGCGCTGCAAAACCGGGGACAGGCTTATCTGTCGCTGAAAAAATACGATTTGGCCCTTGCCGATATTGAGGCCGCGCTTGCCGTGCATCCGTCGGATTCCGAGCTTTGGCGCAATGCGGGCGCGACACGGCTGGAAATGCGCGACTATGACGCCGCGCTGGACGCATTCTCCCGCGCGCAGCGGCTTGAGCCTGGCAGCTATGAAGCCGCCTACGGCGCGGCGCTGGCATTGCAGTTTTCCGGCAGGACCGGCCAGGCGCTTAAGCAGTTTGAAAACAGCTTGGCCAATGCGCGCTCCGCGGAACAGCGATATATGGTCTATTCCGGGCGCGGCGCGCTTTATTTCCAGGTTAAGAATTACGCCGGGGCCGAGGCAGAGTTCTCCCGCGCCGCCGCCATAATGCCCGCAAACCCTCAGGCCCGTGGAAATCTTGAGGCGGCACGCATAGAGTCTGCCTTAAAAAATAAGGCAGGCGCGGAGGGGTCTGGTTCCACGCCTGCCGAACGTCCCTCGGGAAGGATTACGCCGGGGCCGAGGCGGAGTTTTCCCGCGCCGCCGCCATAA